The genomic window CCAGAGCAGGGTGCACATCACAGCTGACAAATGCTGGGGGCGTTGGCAGCGGTACCAGAGCGGACAGAGGACGGACACACACCTCTCAATGCTGATGGTCGTCAGGAGGTACAAGCCCATGTTGTAGGAGAACAGTGAGAGCAGGAAAAGCGACCTCAGGTATGTCAAGGACACAGTAGTAGAGCAGGAGATGTTGTAGATCATGTAGAGGAGGGCTGAGGCGATCATGAAGAGGAGGAAGGTAGAGTCAGCAACAGCCAGGTTGAGGACATAGACAGTGATGGGGTTCCTGCGGATGCGGAAGCCAAGGAGCCAGAGGACGGCCCCGTTCCCCACCAGCCCACAGAGGCAGATGAGCAGTGTGACAGTGTCTATAGCCACGTCGGTGACGTCTATCCCACACAAGTCTTCTCCATCTGTCTCCAGCACAGGTGATGTGGGAGGTGGGGATGTCTGGTTCAGCTCCATGGTGGGGGGTGGGACGTGGTGCCCAGCTGCAGTCAGAGCAGACGGGGCGTTAGTGGGACCCCAAAGGATGTGTCAGGGAGAGGGGTCCTGGTGATGTGGCACAGCAGGactggggacaagggggtgaccggggggctggggaggtggcTGCCTTCCCAGTGATGTGCTGGGGGATGGttggagaggctggaggagctCCAGATGTCCCGAGGTGGGTTGCATGTGGGAGCAGtgagaggggctgtggggagctctggggagaTGCGATCAGCAACCCGGGCTGGGCTCCAGTCCCGACTCCCTACCTTTCCAGGCAGCAGCCTGGGGCCAACCTGCCCACACGTCTGAGTGGAGCAtgctccctccctccagctcaccTTGCCACGATCTTCTCAGATGAGGAGAACTGGGGTCTTCACATCCTCAGAAGCTCCGAGCAGCCCATCTCATCTCCAAATAAAGCTGCTCTTTGGGGCGTTTCTGCAAGATCATGGGTCAGGTGGCCAAGAGAGTGCTGGGCAGTTTCAGAAACACAGGCTGCATCACCAAGCCTCTTCTCCCATCAAATTTCTGTTGGTCTTGTGGGAAAGGAAATGTTTTGTCCAAGAGAATGCCCCAGAGGATGAATACTGCAGCAGCTACATCTTGCTGTGAAAGTATCTTGATGCTTTTAGGATTCAACCAGATATCTCATTAGACTGGTAATTACCACCTGCCTAATTGTTTTACTGTGCTCCAGTCTCCTCCCACCACCCTGCCCTGATGCTGGCATCCTTCTGAGATTCTTCATTACTGTGTGTATTCACTTTCCAGTCTCCTGGCATGTGAATTACTGCTGTCTCTCCTCCATCTTGGTTGTGCATCAGGCCTGGGTGGGAATTTGGTGTTTGAGCCATTGGTTCAGACTTGCCCCGGCTGGTCTGGGGGCTGCAGTGTACTCCCGGAGCAGCTGGTACCCACTGAGGgatccgggggggggggctggcggcaGGAGAGCTGGTGATGAGCCAGCGGTAGGGCTGAGAGGGAATGGCACACATGATCCCCCCCATCGCTCCCTCCACCCCTATACCAGAAGCACCCATTCACCCCCACCGGGGATCACACATCCCCAAGAAAAGCGGAGTGTTGGAGCGCATCCAGCGTGCTGGGGTCGCTGGTAAAAGAGATGGGGCTGCCCACACCAGCCATGTCCTGCTGGGCCGGGTGCCAGGGACAAAGTTTCTTagcatggcacggcacagcacggcacggccgggcagggctgggcacagcaCATCACCTGGTGTGACGGAAGGGGTGGCactggcaggggaggggggagccggAGCTGTGAGTCACCCCTCCCCGCACCTCCCTCCACCCTGGACTTTGCCTCCTGTGGATGCTCAGGGCAATAAAACCCGGGTtcgggggggggaggcgggggggtggtggtggggtggtgcgCTGGGGCGTCGCAGAGGGCCCCCACCTGCAGCAGGCACTCAGCGGTCAGGGGGCACACGTGTGTGTTTGCACACACAAGCGTGGGAGCAGGCGGATGCGTGTTGGAGGGAGCTGCCAGCGTGCGAGGGGGAGCCGTGCAAGCACAGGTGTGCACGTACGTGTGCAAGAGAACCTACGTGGAGGCGTGCGAGGAGGAGCCGGGCGTGCGAGCAGGTGCGTGTGTGTGAAGGAGTTGCACACGTGGGATGgtgtcatgtgtgtgtgtgtgtgtgtgtgtgtgtgtgcaagaggGAGCTGCGCATGCAGGTGTGAAAAGGAGCATTGCACACTCAGGCGGGAGGTAGAAGTGAGCAGCGTGTGCCCCGTGGTCAGCAGGACCCGCTTGCAGAAGGGTCCTGGCACGCAGAGGGAGCTGCTCCCACACATGTGCAAGGTGCTGTGAGCGTGCAAGGACACCCGCCCGCGTGTGAGCACCCTGCCAGCGCCGCCCCAGCCACCGCCATGGCCCCAGCCCCGAGCGGCGCCACGGGCGGGCCCAGTGGGAGGGTGGGGGCCGCACCCTGGGCCAGGCTGGTGCCTCCTGCcaccctgtccctgtccccgccGAGGCCGGGCAGGCTCCGTGGCCCCACTGGCCGCCCCCATGCAGCAGGAGCGCGGGGGGCAGAACCCGAGACCCCCCGAGGCCGAGGTCAAGGCTGTCGTGGTGGGGGACGGGGGCTGCGGGAAGACGTCTCTGCTGATGGCCTTTGCCAACGGGGATTTCCCCAAGGTACCGGTCTCCCTGTCCCCTGGGACATCAACCCTAGTGGGACCACGTCATGAGCGGGGTCACCCGTCCCCGAGGGGCTCCCCACGCAGATCTGCTGCGGCTGGGGGAGGCTCCCAGGAACGGCGGCGCGGGCAAAGGGCGGCGGACGCGGGACGGGACTGGCACGGTGGTGGCAGCGGGGACATTTGTAGTAGAACGTGGGgccaggggggtgctggggcagggggtggcccAGCCTGGGGCTGAGGAAGTCTGGGGTGGTCCCCCCTCGGTGGGCGGGCACCTCTGCCTTACCTGGGGGTGTCACAGGATGGGGAGTGGGGTTTGTCCCGCAGCGAGGGCACTTACAGGACCTGggaggtgcagggagggggggcaAACCATGGAGACCCCAACACCTCTCTCCCAGGCATCCCACCCGCCTGAGGCTCAGTGCTGCCCTGGGCTGAGGGGGCCACTGTCCTGGGACTGAGGGGGACAAGGAGAGTCCCCACCTcacctgccccagggaggcaccATCATTTCCTCCCTTGTACCTCCCTGTGCCCTGTcctgcacacacccccccgcggggatcccccccgccgctgcccttGGGCAGGCAGGGCCTGTCTCATGCACCCCCTTGTCCCCGGCCAGGTCTATGTCCCCACTGTGTTTGAGAAGTACACGGCCTCTGTCCACGTTGGCAGCAAACTCATGACGATCCACCTCTGGGACACAGCAGGTGAGACcaggaggggacagggcaggcagtcgtgcccccctcacccccggcCCGTGGGTTACGGGGTGTCCTACACCCGTGGGTGATGCCTTGGGGGAGTGTCCCCTGCACTGACCGTGGGAGATGGGAGGTTAACCCACAGCCAGCAGCCACTGGTCCTCAAGGTTGTCACTCTGAGCAGTGCTGCCTTTCTGTCCCCAGAACCCCACAGTGTCCGCAGCCTGGAGGGACAGGCGTGGTCCCAGGCTGggggggacggggatggggacccAGTCCACTAGGAAACTGGTGTGTAATGGTCTGTTTCTACACCTGGTAGGACAAGAAGACTACGACAGGCTTCGCCCACTGTCCTACTCAGAAACAAACGTCGTCCTCATCTGCTTTGACGTCACCAACCACCCCAGCTATGACAACATCCTAACAAAGGTAACGCAGCCCccgaaaaggggggggggggtgtccctgccctgcGCGTCCTCCCCGTGGGAAGTGCGGTgaagccagagctgctgcccatgtccctgtcccctgggTGACATGTGTGACCCCCCACAGTGGTACCCGGAGGTGAACCACTTCTGCAAGGGCATCCCGGTGCTGCTGGTGGGCTGCAAAACCGACCTGCGGCAGGACCAGTGCGTGCTGCTCAAGCTGCAGCAGGCACGT from Athene noctua chromosome 14, bAthNoc1.hap1.1, whole genome shotgun sequence includes these protein-coding regions:
- the LOC141966147 gene encoding mas-related G-protein coupled receptor member H-like, translating into MELNQTSPPPTSPVLETDGEDLCGIDVTDVAIDTVTLLICLCGLVGNGAVLWLLGFRIRRNPITVYVLNLAVADSTFLLFMIASALLYMIYNISCSTTVSLTYLRSLFLLSLFSYNMGLYLLTTISIERCVSVLCPLWYRCQRPQHLSAVMCTLLWALSIIVIAAVTSLCLSQDHEHCRIGLISMYVLNFLIFAPPMVISNVILFIKVLCGSQRRQPKRLYIVILLTVLFFLIFGIAVSIRNFLQQFGYIVLSPQVVFLLACINSSINPFIYFLVGSWRRHCSLVSPQVAFQRVFEETRVTTIST
- the RHOD gene encoding rho-related GTP-binding protein RhoD, translated to MQQERGGQNPRPPEAEVKAVVVGDGGCGKTSLLMAFANGDFPKVYVPTVFEKYTASVHVGSKLMTIHLWDTAGQEDYDRLRPLSYSETNVVLICFDVTNHPSYDNILTKWYPEVNHFCKGIPVLLVGCKTDLRQDQCVLLKLQQARQDPISYQQASAMARQIHAVSYLECSAKYQENIRNIFVEACRAALSAAHRRQRRKRRRGCCVLC